The following proteins come from a genomic window of Methanobrevibacter olleyae:
- a CDS encoding DUF7839 domain-containing protein codes for MEILQKRGALTHFQILGEISKQEPNLKQKDLAERLGITIQAVSENIKTLTELEYITSKEGRAPYKITQKGIAKVKKDAITLRKYSDSVLETMTYYKSTWPAIAKEDLKEGDEVGLYMEDGKLYASINAQTDAYADVILDTKKGFDVALTNLKGTIEIKESKILIITLPTIKQGGSRSTDLDLVKGIYQENYKNYGLSSIDKVAAIGTSSHVVANALNIPVDIEYGVSEAAQSAVRKGLNVLIFSIGDMSKNISKDLEEANIQYQVIDAKKSIMEI; via the coding sequence ATGGAGATACTACAAAAAAGAGGAGCATTGACTCATTTTCAAATCTTAGGAGAAATTTCTAAACAAGAACCAAATCTTAAACAAAAAGATTTAGCAGAACGTTTAGGAATAACAATCCAAGCAGTTTCTGAAAATATTAAAACCTTAACTGAACTTGAATATATTACATCTAAAGAGGGTAGAGCACCATATAAGATAACTCAAAAAGGAATTGCTAAGGTAAAAAAAGATGCAATAACTTTAAGAAAATACTCAGATAGTGTTCTTGAAACTATGACATATTATAAATCCACTTGGCCAGCAATTGCAAAAGAAGATTTAAAAGAAGGAGATGAAGTAGGTTTATATATGGAAGATGGTAAATTATATGCCTCTATTAATGCTCAAACTGATGCATACGCTGATGTAATATTAGATACTAAAAAAGGCTTTGATGTTGCTTTAACAAACCTTAAAGGAACTATTGAAATAAAGGAAAGTAAAATTTTAATAATTACATTACCTACAATAAAACAAGGCGGGTCTAGATCAACAGATTTAGATTTAGTTAAAGGAATTTATCAAGAAAATTATAAAAATTATGGATTAAGTTCTATTGATAAAGTTGCAGCTATTGGTACAAGTTCACATGTAGTAGCTAATGCTTTAAATATTCCTGTTGATATTGAATATGGAGTTAGTGAAGCAGCTCAATCTGCAGTTAGAAAAGGATTAAATGTTTTAATTTTCTCAATTGGAGATATGAGTAAAAATATTAGTAAGGACTTAGAAGAGGCTAATATCCAATACCAAGTCATTGACGCTAAAAAATCAATTATGGAAATTTAA
- the recJ gene encoding single-stranded-DNA-specific exonuclease RecJ, producing the protein MRETLPPEMKKRYEQAKELLENSDNIKIYSHTDCDGISSGAILTSILERLGKRLWKNYEIEIVNLDVLEDLPIEHELTIFSDLGSGQPVDKNANKDSKIIILDHHPPLRDIDYCEKVDYTYLEINPIFYGIDGSQEICGGGLSYLLAKEFGFKDLSWIGVLAAIGDMQNSKTGKLEGLNNAILKDAKEEGLVSSKTDLSLYGKQTRPLFAALSYFSDVKLPITNNQNETIALIKKLKIPLRNTNDEATTLSDLNDNQKKLLISELIKMISLEIPPKYSIYVPKLVIADSYEFLKEDNRTFLRDASEFSTAMNACVRNDRSDVALKILGGNRVDALDELEIISKTHRAYLAKNIQSIGESKSIIEMDNLQYFDGTGIRSNVVGTIAGMILSYGDWRKPIIAFTQISEENEDLKISLRCSRLLAYDGIHFGEIIREVAQSLGGNGGGHNVACGAYIPKDKKDEFLNLMNEKLKGKLAIEY; encoded by the coding sequence ATGAGAGAAACATTACCACCAGAAATGAAAAAAAGATATGAACAAGCAAAAGAATTACTTGAAAATTCTGATAATATAAAAATTTACAGCCATACAGATTGCGATGGAATATCTTCTGGAGCTATTCTAACAAGTATTTTAGAAAGATTAGGAAAAAGATTATGGAAAAATTACGAAATTGAAATAGTTAACTTAGATGTTTTAGAAGATTTACCGATTGAACATGAGTTAACAATATTTTCAGACTTAGGATCTGGACAGCCAGTAGATAAAAATGCAAATAAAGATTCTAAAATAATTATTCTTGATCATCACCCTCCCTTAAGAGATATTGACTACTGTGAAAAAGTAGATTATACTTATTTAGAAATAAACCCTATATTTTATGGAATAGACGGTTCACAAGAAATTTGTGGTGGAGGACTTTCTTATCTTCTTGCAAAGGAATTTGGTTTTAAAGATTTAAGTTGGATTGGAGTTTTAGCAGCTATTGGAGATATGCAAAATAGTAAAACTGGAAAACTAGAAGGTTTAAATAATGCTATTCTTAAAGATGCTAAAGAAGAAGGGTTAGTTAGTTCAAAAACCGATTTATCCTTATATGGTAAACAAACAAGACCCTTATTTGCAGCCTTATCCTATTTCAGTGATGTCAAATTGCCAATTACTAATAATCAAAATGAAACAATAGCTTTAATAAAAAAACTCAAGATACCTCTAAGAAATACAAATGACGAAGCTACTACTCTTAGTGATTTAAATGATAATCAGAAAAAATTATTGATTAGTGAGCTAATTAAAATGATTTCTTTGGAAATTCCACCAAAATACAGTATCTATGTTCCAAAATTAGTAATAGCAGATAGTTATGAGTTTTTAAAAGAAGACAATCGTACCTTCTTAAGAGATGCTTCAGAATTCTCTACAGCAATGAATGCATGTGTAAGAAACGATAGATCAGATGTTGCATTAAAAATATTAGGGGGAAATCGAGTAGATGCACTTGATGAACTTGAAATTATATCAAAAACACATAGAGCTTATTTAGCAAAGAATATACAAAGTATTGGTGAAAGTAAATCAATTATAGAAATGGATAATTTACAATACTTTGATGGAACTGGCATAAGAAGTAATGTTGTTGGTACAATTGCTGGAATGATTCTTAGTTATGGGGATTGGAGAAAGCCAATAATTGCTTTTACACAAATTAGTGAAGAAAATGAAGATTTAAAGATTTCTCTTCGTTGCTCAAGACTTTTAGCTTATGATGGAATTCATTTTGGAGAAATAATTAGAGAAGTAGCTCAAAGTTTAGGAGGAAATGGTGGAGGGCATAATGTAGCTTGTGGAGCTTACATACCAAAAGATAAAAAAGATGAATTTTTAAATTTAATGAATGAAAAATTAAAAGGTAAATTAGCTATTGAATACTAA
- a CDS encoding CRISPR-associated protein Cas4 has protein sequence MENKLIIKGSDNLDIQYHPNIKGMQIINGKNNFPISWLNTQGYCEYSLYLEYFKGIATLPTQAMTTGTEEHAKLEDKFRETAQASSFDDAFELSKEKEILSREMFVIDSKEGIRGFIDEIWMTPDEIVIIDDKPGNRAYASSIHQVLAYCLAFKNMVADDNRKIKGALRQRGTDNIFWSEEFDEKNEERIKYLINRMHGLFNGQKPFIPTKNPNKCKKCRFQSYCEEKAI, from the coding sequence ATGGAAAATAAACTTATTATTAAGGGTTCTGATAATTTAGATATTCAATATCATCCAAATATCAAAGGAATGCAAATTATTAATGGAAAAAATAATTTTCCAATAAGTTGGCTAAATACACAAGGTTATTGTGAGTATAGTTTATATTTAGAGTATTTTAAAGGAATTGCTACTCTACCGACCCAGGCAATGACTACTGGAACTGAAGAACATGCTAAATTAGAGGATAAATTTAGGGAAACTGCACAAGCATCAAGTTTTGATGATGCTTTTGAATTATCAAAAGAAAAAGAAATATTATCTCGTGAAATGTTTGTTATTGATTCTAAAGAGGGAATTCGTGGTTTTATAGATGAAATTTGGATGACTCCTGATGAAATTGTCATTATTGATGATAAACCAGGAAATAGAGCTTATGCATCATCTATTCATCAAGTTCTTGCTTATTGTTTAGCTTTTAAAAATATGGTAGCTGATGATAATCGTAAAATTAAAGGGGCATTAAGACAAAGAGGTACTGATAATATTTTTTGGAGTGAAGAATTTGATGAAAAAAATGAGGAAAGAATTAAATATTTAATCAATCGTATGCATGGTTTATTTAATGGTCAAAAGCCCTTCATACCTACTAAAAATCCTAATAAATGTAAAAAATGTAGATTCCAAAGTTATTGTGAAGAAAAAGCTATTTAA
- a CDS encoding signal recognition particle subunit SRP19/SEC65 family protein, which produces MKDVMIWPIYLDAEKSLNEGRKISKEYAILEPRIKEIVKATQRLKYKYYAEEDKAYPGEWYNKSGRIIITSDDSKKEILINLSNTIKQMRKNKKNNRHNKKDKKARKRR; this is translated from the coding sequence ATGAAAGATGTAATGATTTGGCCAATATATTTAGATGCTGAAAAATCTTTAAATGAAGGTAGAAAGATATCTAAAGAGTATGCTATTCTAGAGCCAAGAATTAAAGAAATTGTAAAGGCTACTCAAAGATTAAAATACAAGTATTATGCTGAAGAAGATAAGGCTTATCCTGGAGAATGGTATAATAAATCTGGAAGAATAATAATTACTAGTGATGATAGTAAAAAAGAAATTCTTATAAATTTATCCAATACCATTAAACAAATGCGAAAAAATAAAAAAAATAATAGGCATAATAAAAAAGATAAAAAGGCAAGAAAAAGAAGATAA